A part of Carassius carassius chromosome 32, fCarCar2.1, whole genome shotgun sequence genomic DNA contains:
- the LOC132113285 gene encoding NPC intracellular cholesterol transporter 2-like — protein sequence MDYYRVLGVVLLSLLAYINAEQVKFADCGSTEGKVSEVNIQPCPSQPCQLHKGQSYTVNVTFTSSVASQNCTAVVHGVVAGIPVPFHIPQSDGCKSGIQCPLEPQKAYSYVNQLPVKTEYPAIKLVVKWELIDDSSKDLFCIKFPVQIVN from the exons ATGGATTATTACCGTGTGCTCGGCGTTGTTTTACTTTCTCTTCTGGCTTACATTAATGCCGAGCAGGTGAAATTTGCCGACTGTG GCTCAACAGAAGGAAAAGTTTCTGAGGTTAACATCCAGCCCTGCCCATCACAGCCATGCCAGCTTCACAAGGGACAGTCCTACACAGTCAATGTAACCTTCACCAGCA GTGTTGCCAGTCAGAACTGCACAGCTGTGGTTCACGGAGTGGTCGCTGGGATCCCCGTCCCCTTCCATATTCCTCAATCAGATGGGTGCAAGTCTGGAATCCAGTGTCCTCTTGAGCCGCAAAAAGCTTACAGCTACGTCAACCAGTTGCCTGTCAAGACCGAGTATCCAGCA ATAAAACTGGTGGTGAAATGGGAATTAATAGACGACTCCAgcaaagatttattttgcatcAAGTTCCCTGTTCAGATTGTGAACTGA